One genomic segment of Drosophila melanogaster chromosome 3L includes these proteins:
- the l(3)76BDm gene encoding lethal (3) 76BDm, isoform B, protein MLHLTGQSYNARDIIRNIFSPLIGVLSSPQADEICHRNNLSFVELLQPFAKLPNDAHFRDVSGTSVSVRGLRLNFCDVDWRPPQTILARKMLNESVTNAHNDKTRLATIAGIDLELPTSEPWFEQWRETFLTVQFPADHEFTRHLLSCLLVLSSADPQIVETAHKLGQRVQQMQSITPQKLPKWFHPTEVLNSYVVLHEASQGDLSKAQQGFELLKSTFGDSKCFLVSINSMDSQGAAEVPDHWATFIKRQPKSDPNLPSTDLSAPKSPQEAVSVISMPAMQMSQLLEGVSAQDSDLAMLHPLSPMQESATEAINSKFSISSESIASQTINPNVWGNELEADAPHGGCLTSRDIDNLRHFVQDYAVRALIPYIEHLVAILAEGVTNKKGVSKSLLSATKRWFVTSKPGAGANNQNAVIYTNESAELQTRKLGDLYFMFGHYNLAFQSYHQAKRDFNADSAWQYYAGALEMAALSAFMLGTAQRKTYDYMEDAIVCYLTVCKLQQFATRATLLSMECLKTARLYSEVAKQLIRMTNEESDLRSALLLEQAAYCFLVTQPPMHRKYAFHIVLAGNRYSRAGQRKHAYRCYRQAYQVFQKREWSLAEDHIQYTVAKQAYMLKQLEEASRSFAHLLRPGSLQSAQQQTSFLKEYIQTQNELVKRSPELGLLPHALPQVVQSSVRVLTLVQSPSAVAPHVPATNIDINSNLTADEPIWNKIEEMLVITAANNKPFVFKPSRYLYTKQQPALETPVAVQGEPIELAVTLSNSVQCRIALSEIDLLWKLTLDNDEVLSNACTYEESSDSANKIAVGAAIKTSCMASIKLAEQAEETLHFKLTPKLTGRLSILGVVCRVAAGADPAASLLGTLQFETQKIRPHNAKQSSQTVMDNRLTIKLVPQLPAMNVSFTPVPNRLLAGEIVPVHVTLRNMGIAPIEEIYLGCDNPRCVSLLDQHSQMPLAMMSSLRNLSNDKLVKDKEIRGQRVYRLLNRPGLAALDAQQVQTISLWVQAPHQAGPFTLRLLFYYSLPTVANSPIKYRLVRHIWQLQVESCLQADSTCVVSNAVTNELGLDVNVRNQHAVEGTEVYINSISLYSTEFKLNPDRLHIMNSMGVSPGQAGAQCLKSSICCNFQCRLLEKETQEEYKDIPSIKTLLHSRLSHLKILPAQHAQQVEQHMPPIHDPHSFLTNEETVYFNTNISTEEFNASVADYVPHATLVLSWSALVAREEGQRLACGLHFIKLYKLFETGHCPAAPTASFLRRRHSSDDTLDNRREFPLPEGALNNEDAWQPLADADEEDYWEPNENYVGQRCLLEDESFVMAVKA, encoded by the exons ATGCTGCACCTGACGGGCCAGAGTTACAATGCTCGCGACATCATCCGGAACATCTTCTCGCCGCTGATCGGCGTGCTGTCCAGTCCACAGGCGGACGAGATTTGCCACCGGAACAACCTCTCCTTCGTGGAACTCCTGCAGCCGTTCGCAAAGTTGCCAAATGATG CACACTTTCGCGACGTGTCCGGAACGAGTGTATCGGTGCGTGGACTCCGTCTCAATTTCTGTGATGTGGACTGGCGGCCGCCGCAAACAATTTTGGCCAGGAAGATGCTCAACGAGTCTGTGACCAACGCCCATAATGACAAAACCAGACTGGCCACCATAG CTGGCATAGACCTTGAGTTACCCACATCGGAACCATGGTTCGAGCAGTGGCGTGAGACCTTTTTAACTGTGCAATTTCCGGCGGATCATGAGTTCACCCGCCATCTATTAAGTTGTTTGCTAGTGCTATCCAGCGCAGATCCCCAGATCGTGGAGACCGCCCACAAACTGGGACAACGTGTGCAGCAGATGCAGAGCATCACGCCCCAAAAACTGCCCAAGTGGTTCCATCCCACCGAGGTCCTCAATAGTTACGTAGTGCTGCACGAGGCTAGCCAGGGAGACTTGTCCAAAGCACAGCAGGGATTCGAGCTGCTCAAATCCACGTTCGGAGACAGCAAGTGTTTTTTGGTGTCGATCAACTCGATGGATTCTCAGGGTGCAGCTGAGGTTCCAGATCACTGGGCAACGTTTATTAAAAGACAGCCTAAAAGTGATCCAAATCTACCCTCCACTGATCTTAGTGCACCGAAATCGCCACAGGAAGCGGTTTCTGTAATAAGTATGCCTGCTATGCAAATGTCACAGCTCCTGGAAGGAGTCAGTGCTCAAGATAGCGATCTGGCCATGCTTCATCCGCTGAGTCCCATGCAGGAAAGCGCCACAGAGGCGATTAATTCGAAATTTAGCATCAGCAGCGAGAGTATTGCCTCTCAAACAATCAATCCCAATGTTTGGGGAAATGAATTAGAGGCGGATGCACCTCACGGCGGATGTCTTACCAGTCGAGACATTGACAACCTACGACACTTTGTGCAGGACTATGCTGTTCGAGCTTTGATTCCCTATATCGAGCATCTGGTGGCTATTCTCGCCGAGGGAGTGACGAACAAAAAGGGTGTCAGCAAGTCGCTATTGAGCGCTACGAAACGATGGTTTGTCACTAGCAAGCCGGGAGCAGGAGCAAACAATCAAAATGCAGTCAT CTACACCAATGAATCTGCGGAGCTCCAAACACGAAAGTTGGGCGATCTCTACTTCATGTTTGGTCACTACAATTTAGCTTTCCAATCCTACCACCAAGCCAAGCGAGACTTCAATGCGGATTCAGCTTGGCAATACTATGCGGGAGCCCTGGAAATGGCTGCCCTATCCGCCTTCATGCTGGGTACTGCTCAAAGAAAGACATATGACTACATGGAGGATGCAATTGTGTGTTATCTCACAGTGTGCAA ATTGCAGCAATTTGCGACCAGAGCTACGCTCCTAAGCATGGAATGTTTAAAAACAGCACGACTATATAGTGAAGTAGCCAAGCAATTGATTCGCATGACCAACGAGGAATCAGATCTTCGCTCAGCCCTCTTGCTGGAGCAGGCAGCCTACTGTTTTCTGGTGACCCAACCGCCAATGCACAGGAAGTATGCCTTCCATATCGTGCTGGCCGGGAATCGTTATTCCCGAGCTGGCCAAAGAAAGCATGCATACCGTTGCTATCGCCAGGCCTATCAGGTTTTCCAAAAGCGTGAGTGGAGCTTGGCTGAGGATCACATTCAATATACGGTGGCCAAGCAGGCCTACATGCTGAAACAACTTGAGGAGGCCAGTCGATCTTTCGCCCATTTACTGAGACCTGGAAGCCTTCAAAGTGCACAGCAGCAGACCAGTTTCTTAAAGGAGTACATTCAGACTCAGAAT GAACTGGTTAAGCGAAGTCCTGAGCTGGGATTACTACCACATGCCTTACCCCAAGTAGTGCAATCTTCCGTTCGTGTTCTTACTTTAGTGCAATCACCGTCGGCTGTGGCACCTCATGTGCCGGCGACTAACATAGACATCAACTCAAATCTGACTGCAGATGAGCCCATTTGGAACAAGATTGAAGAGATGCTTGTGATCACTGCTGCCAATAATAAGCCCTTTGTCTTTAAACCCTCGAGATATTTGTACACTAAACAGCAGCCTGCATTGGAAACTCCAGTTGCCGTGCAAGGTGAACCCATTGAGCTTGCTGTAACCCTCTCAAATAGCGTTCAATGTAGAATAGCCCTATCCGAGATTGACCTTCTGTGGAAACTCACACTGGACAATGATGAGGTGCTCTCCAACGCCTGTACGTATGAGGAATCATCGGATAGTGCTAATAAAATAGCAGTAGGAGCAGCAATCAAAACGAGCTGCATGGCTTCCATCAAATTGGCCGAACAGGCCGAAGAAACTTTACACTTTAAGCTGACTCCAAAGTTGACCGGACGTCTGAGTATTTTGGGAGTCGTTTGTCGAGTAGCAGCCGGTGCGGATCCTGCAGCCAGTCTCCTGGGTACCTTACAGTTTGAAACCCAAAAGATCAGGCCTCACAATGCCAAGCAATCATCGCAGACCGTTATGGACAACAGATTAACTATCAAACTGGTTCCCCAACTGCCCGCCATGAATGTAAGCTTTACTCCCGTTCCCAATCGACTGTTGGCTGGTGAAATTGTTCCCGTTCATGTAACTCTTCGGAATATGGGAATTGCTCCGATTGAAGAGATCTATTTGGGATGCGATAACCCGCGCTGTGTGTCCCTTTTGGATCAGCACAGCCAAATGCCACTGGCTATGATGAGTT CTCTTCGCAATCTTTCCAATGACAAGCTAGTAAAGGATAAGGAAATTCGAGGACAGCGAGTATATCGATTACTTAACCGGCCTGGGCTGGCTGCCTTAGACGCCCAGCAAGTTCAAACCATCTCCTTGTGGGTGCAGGCTCCACACCAGGCGGGACCCTTTACCTTACGCCTTCTATTTTATTACTCATTGCCAACGGTGGCAAATTCACCCATTAAATATCGATTGGTTCGGCATATTTGGCAGCTGCAGGTAGAGAGTTGCCTGCAGGCAGACTCCACTTGTGTGGTCAGCAATGCGGTTACTAATGAATTGGGACTAGATGTGAACGTTAGGAACCAACATGCAGTAGAGGGAACGGAAGTGTACATCAACTCTATTTCATTGTACTCCACGGAATTTAAGTTGAATCCCGATAGGTTACACA TAATGAACAGTATGGGAGTCAGCCCGGGACAGGCTGGAGCACAGTGCCTCAAGTCTTCCATTTGCTGCAATTTTCAGTGCCGCCTTCTCGAGAAAGAAACACAAGAAGAATATAAAGACATTCCATCGATTAAAACATTGCTTCATTCGCGACTTTCCCATTTAAAGATCCTGCCTGCCCAGCACGCTCAGCAAGTGGAGCAGCACATGCCTCCGATACACGACCCGCACAGCTTTCTCACCAACGAAGAGACGGTGTATTTCAATACCAACATCTCCACGGAAGAGTTCAACGCAAGTGTAGCTGACTATGTACCGCACGCCACATTGGTCCTAAGTTGGAGCGCCCTAGTAGCTAGGGAGGAGGGGCAGCGCTTGGCCTGTGGCCTGCACTTCATAAAGCTTTACAAACTATTTGAGACTGGCCACTGTCCAGCGGCGCCAACAGCTTCTTTCCTACGAAGAAGACATTCCTCTGACGACACCTTAGATAACCGACGGGAGTTTCCACTACCTGAGGGAGCGCTAAATAATGAGGATGCTTGGCAGCCCCTGGCGGATGCTGATGAAGAAGACTACTGGGAGCCCAATGAAAACTATGTGGGCCAACGGTGTCTACTGGAGGATGAGAGCTTTGTAATGGCAGTTAAAGCTTAA
- the asf1 gene encoding anti-silencing factor 1, isoform A yields MAKVHITNVVVLDNPSSFFNPFQFELTFECIEELKEDLEWKMIYVGSAESEEHDQVLDTIYVGPVPEGRHIFVFQADPPDVSKIPEPDAVGVTIVLLTCSYRGQEFVRVGYYVNNDYADPEMRENPPTKPLFEKLTRNILASKPRVTRFKINWDYGHINGNGNGVENGHQDEMATDGPSTSEAASAVIHPEDDNSLAMPMENGIKALNENSNSLAMEC; encoded by the coding sequence ATGGCCAAGGTGCACATCACCAACGTGGTGGTGCTGGACAACCCGAGCAGCTTCTTCAACCCCTTTCAGTTCGAACTCACGTTCGAGTGCATTGAGGAGCTAAAAGAGGATCTAGAGTGGAAGATGATCTATGTAGGCTCGGCGGAGTCCGAGGAGCACGACCAGGTGCTGGACACCATATACGTGGGACCTGTGCCTGAGGGGCGACACATCTTTGTCTTCCAGGCGGATCCGCCAGACGTCAGCAAGATCCCGGAACCGGATGCGGTGGGCGTTACCATTGTTCTGCTTACCTGCTCCTACCGCGGCCAGGAGTTCGTCCGCGTGGGCTACTATGTGAATAACGACTACGCTGACCCGGAGATGCGCGAGAACCCGCCAACAAAGCCTCTTTTCGAGAAGCTGACGCGAAACATCCTGGCCAGCAAGCCGCGCGTCACCCGATTCAAAATCAATTGGGACTACGGGCACATCAACGGGAATGGAAATGGCGTGGAGAACGGCCATCAAGATGAGATGGCCACCGATGGACCGTCCACATCGGAGGCGGCTTCAGCAGTTATCCATCCCGAAGATGATAATAGTTTGGCCATGCCAATGGAGAACGGAATCAAGGCCTTGAACGAGAACTCCAACTCACTGGCCATGGAATGTTGA
- the PIG-F gene encoding phosphatidylinositol glycan anchor biosynthesis class F, which translates to MVSRFDQQKTKHQLFHVSLSLATILICMAYMQYRRNWAHLGSFWDSLVVPIVFLGELLKVVLARFYGKVEDGVLTAKQRQKKNSYFTPRELLGGFTLQFLCTLLYAFICIILGAPVLGNYEQTFVLALLMTLLTVSPTVFLLGGGGALQVCFCEKPDFVTKCEDTALNLFKYNALGGILGAWAGSVVAPLDWGRDWQAYPIPNVIGALLGSALGNIYACTHVLYATARVYMTKKRT; encoded by the coding sequence ATGGTTTCCCGATTCGACCAACAAAAGACCAAGCACCAGCTCTTCCACGTGTCCCTCAGCCTCGCCACCATCCTGATCTGCATGGCGTACATGCAGTATCGCCGGAATTGGGCACATCTCGGCAGCTTCTGGGATTCTCTTGTCGTCCCTATTGTTTTCCTCGGAGAGCTGCTAAAAGTTGTTTTGGCTCGCTTCTACGGGAAGGTTGAGGATGGCGTCCTAACCGCCAAACAGCGCCAGAAAAAGAACTCGTACTTTACGCCGCGGGAGCTCCTCGGAGGATTCACCCTGCAGTTCCTGTGTACACTCCTCTACGCCTTTATCTGCATAATTTTGGGAGCCCCGGTGCTGGGCAACTATGAGCAGACCTTCGTCTTGGCCTTACTGATGACCTTGTTGACGGTGTCACCCACGGTTTTCCTCCTCGGTGGCGGAGGAGCACTACAAGTGTGCTTCTGCGAGAAACCGGACTTTGTGACCAAGTGCGAGGACACGGCTCTGAATCTGTTCAAGTACAATGCACTGGGCGGTATTCTGGGAGCTTGGGCCGGGAGCGTGGTCGCTCCACTAGACTGGGGACGTGACTGGCAGGCTTATCCCATTCCCAACGTGATCGGAGCACTGCTGGGAAGCGCTCTGGGCAATATATACGCTTGTACGCATGTCCTCTACGCCACAGCTCGAGTTTACATGACCAAGAAACGCACTTAA